From Hartmannibacter diazotrophicus, a single genomic window includes:
- the oxlT gene encoding oxalate/formate MFS antiporter — MSIAADSIAPVSGASQSKERWKYLVLCVIAMVMIANLQYGWSVFVLPLQKATGWQISQIQFAFTLFVALETWGTPLNGWIADRIGPRVVMGMGGLLIAVGWILNAYAGSIWSLYFGSALTGFAAGAVYCTGVGTTVKWFKDNRGLAVGLVAGGFGAGTALTIIPIRMVIENYGYSAAFFWFGLIQGGIVLLISLFVRNPRPGEAPEPKKKDENKIEQTSRSYSPREMLSSRVFWVLYVLDLLMCAGGLAFTAYLAPIAHAYHVADSVVLLGATALSVALVFANVMNGVARPFFGWVSDRIGLWETMSLAFAIGGVSYYLLTVVGQNPYGLIFFTGMIFFCWGEIFSLFPAMCTDLFGSAYATTNTSLLYTAKGAAGFLVPVAALVVGQTGNWNNLLLLAAGINILAVVAVVTVLRPAVIRHHEQEAG, encoded by the coding sequence ATGAGCATTGCCGCGGACTCCATTGCGCCCGTTTCCGGCGCTTCACAATCGAAAGAGCGCTGGAAGTATCTGGTGCTCTGCGTCATCGCCATGGTGATGATCGCGAACCTTCAGTACGGCTGGTCGGTCTTCGTCCTGCCCCTGCAAAAGGCCACCGGCTGGCAGATTTCCCAGATCCAGTTCGCCTTTACACTCTTCGTCGCCCTTGAAACCTGGGGAACGCCCCTCAACGGCTGGATCGCCGACAGGATCGGCCCGCGCGTCGTGATGGGCATGGGCGGACTGCTGATTGCCGTCGGCTGGATCCTCAACGCGTATGCCGGGTCGATCTGGTCGCTCTATTTCGGCAGTGCGCTGACGGGATTCGCGGCCGGAGCGGTCTACTGCACCGGCGTTGGAACGACCGTCAAATGGTTCAAGGACAACCGCGGCCTCGCGGTCGGCCTCGTCGCCGGCGGCTTCGGCGCCGGCACCGCCCTCACCATCATTCCGATACGGATGGTGATCGAGAACTACGGCTATTCCGCCGCCTTCTTCTGGTTCGGCCTGATCCAGGGCGGGATCGTTCTTCTCATCTCCCTGTTCGTACGCAATCCGCGGCCGGGCGAAGCTCCGGAGCCGAAGAAGAAGGACGAGAACAAGATCGAGCAGACCAGCCGCAGCTACTCGCCCCGGGAAATGCTGTCGAGCCGTGTCTTCTGGGTCCTCTACGTGCTGGACCTGCTGATGTGTGCCGGCGGTCTTGCCTTCACGGCCTACCTCGCCCCGATCGCGCATGCCTACCACGTCGCCGATAGCGTCGTGCTTCTTGGAGCGACGGCGCTCTCGGTCGCTCTCGTCTTCGCCAACGTCATGAACGGTGTCGCAAGGCCGTTCTTCGGATGGGTCTCCGACAGGATCGGCCTCTGGGAGACGATGTCGCTCGCCTTCGCCATCGGCGGCGTGAGCTACTATCTTCTGACGGTGGTCGGCCAGAACCCCTACGGCTTGATCTTCTTCACCGGCATGATCTTCTTCTGCTGGGGTGAGATCTTCAGCCTGTTCCCGGCGATGTGCACCGACCTCTTCGGGTCGGCCTACGCGACGACCAATACGTCGCTTCTCTACACGGCGAAGGGGGCTGCGGGGTTCCTGGTCCCGGTTGCCGCACTCGT
- a CDS encoding DHA2 family efflux MFS transporter permease subunit encodes MSTQASTPTTILPTASLPKAGTKEWIAVLAGMIGAFMAILNIQITNASLLDIEGGIGTGVDNGAWISTSYLIGEIIVIPLTAYFSNVFSFRRYIIANTILFPLFSMACAFAHDLNTMIVLRALQGFAGGILIPMAFTMVLTKLPKHQQPIGLAIFALSVTFAPAIGPTIGGYLTENYGWQTIFFINTIPSAIMAIALAATLEKQPMRLGLLREGDWSGIVTMAIGLAALQTVLEEGNQNDWFSSPFIVQLSIVATVFLGAFIWIELTVEKPLVKLRLLTQRNFGIGILVNVLVGVALFGTVYILPQYLGQVQRYNAEQIGNVLAWTGLPQLLLIPFVPALMKRFDVRYIGFLGISIFAISCFMNISLSPDSAGDQFWIPNIVRAIGQALVLTPITAITTGGIAPADAAAASGLTNMLRNLGGAAGTATLGTILTKREQFHSNIIGQSVSTGRAEVQTRLDELTGYFMSHGVSDHTKAASQAVIALGRIVKRQALIMGFSDTFAVIGVVLAIAAITLLMAKKTTGGGAGAH; translated from the coding sequence ATGTCAACCCAAGCTTCGACACCGACAACGATACTGCCGACAGCCTCCCTGCCGAAGGCTGGAACAAAGGAATGGATCGCCGTTCTCGCCGGCATGATCGGCGCGTTCATGGCCATCCTGAATATCCAGATCACCAACGCCTCGCTGCTGGACATCGAAGGCGGCATCGGAACGGGCGTCGACAACGGCGCATGGATCTCGACGTCCTACCTGATCGGCGAGATCATCGTCATTCCGCTGACGGCCTATTTCAGCAACGTCTTCTCCTTCCGCCGCTACATCATCGCCAATACGATCCTGTTTCCGCTGTTCTCGATGGCCTGCGCCTTTGCTCACGATTTGAATACGATGATCGTGCTGCGTGCCCTGCAGGGCTTTGCCGGCGGCATCCTGATCCCGATGGCCTTCACGATGGTCCTGACCAAGCTGCCGAAGCACCAGCAGCCGATCGGACTCGCCATCTTCGCACTGTCGGTCACCTTTGCTCCGGCCATCGGCCCGACAATCGGCGGTTACCTGACGGAGAACTATGGTTGGCAGACGATCTTCTTCATCAACACCATCCCGAGCGCCATCATGGCGATCGCTCTGGCCGCGACGCTGGAAAAGCAGCCGATGCGTCTGGGCCTGCTGCGCGAAGGCGATTGGTCCGGCATCGTCACCATGGCCATCGGCCTCGCCGCACTTCAGACCGTGCTTGAAGAAGGCAACCAGAATGACTGGTTTTCGTCGCCGTTCATCGTCCAGCTCAGCATTGTCGCGACCGTCTTCCTGGGCGCCTTCATCTGGATCGAGCTGACGGTTGAAAAACCACTGGTCAAGCTTCGTCTCCTGACCCAGCGCAACTTCGGCATAGGCATTCTGGTGAACGTGCTCGTCGGCGTGGCTCTGTTCGGGACCGTCTACATCCTGCCGCAGTATCTGGGACAGGTTCAACGGTACAATGCGGAGCAGATCGGCAATGTTCTCGCCTGGACGGGCCTGCCGCAGCTTCTGTTGATCCCGTTCGTTCCGGCGTTGATGAAGCGTTTCGACGTCCGCTACATCGGCTTCCTCGGCATCTCGATCTTCGCGATCAGCTGCTTCATGAACATTTCACTGTCGCCAGACAGTGCCGGTGACCAGTTCTGGATCCCGAACATCGTCCGCGCCATCGGCCAGGCTCTGGTCCTGACACCGATCACAGCGATCACCACCGGCGGCATCGCCCCGGCAGACGCTGCCGCCGCATCCGGCCTGACGAACATGCTCAGAAATCTCGGTGGCGCGGCTGGCACTGCGACCCTGGGAACCATCCTGACGAAGCGCGAGCAGTTTCATTCGAACATCATCGGCCAGTCGGTATCGACCGGTAGAGCGGAAGTGCAGACACGTCTCGACGAATTGACCGGCTACTTCATGTCCCATGGCGTCTCCGACCATACCAAGGCCGCGAGCCAGGCTGTCATCGCCCTGGGACGCATCGTGAAACGTCAGGCCCTGATCATGGGCTTCAGTGACACCTTCGCCGTCATTGGCGTCGTACTGGCCATCGCAGCAATCACATTGCTGATGGCCAAGAAGACAACCGGCGGAGGCGCGGGCGCCCATTGA
- a CDS encoding HlyD family secretion protein codes for MEENIITLTKTARAPITETAPAPASLAPTPMAAPDVVAPKRTSIFKKALMAAGAVAVVAAGAYYGHDYWTVGRFQVSTDDAYIQADSSAIAPKIPGYIAKVLVADNQPVKAGQVLATIDSRDYAALLDQARATVESARATVAGKQAALETQSSVIAAAQASIDIDHANEAFADQNDKRFSSLASNGYAPVQSAQQAAAEIAANRATTARDTAALQGAKDQVNVLKAELAQAKADLARDLAAQRQAELNLSYTTIVAPIDGIVGNRTLRVGQYVQAGTQLMTVVPTSAVYIVANYKETQLTDVRPGQRVDIDVDMFPGHVYHGRVQSIAPASGQEFALLPPDNATGNFTKVVQRIPVRIVLDGDSAASGDLRPGMSVQPSIDTKDSKNQSSL; via the coding sequence ATGGAAGAGAATATCATCACCCTGACCAAGACAGCGCGCGCTCCGATCACGGAAACCGCTCCCGCTCCAGCATCGCTGGCTCCGACGCCGATGGCAGCACCAGACGTCGTTGCGCCCAAGAGAACGTCTATCTTCAAGAAGGCCCTGATGGCCGCTGGCGCCGTGGCCGTGGTCGCGGCTGGCGCATACTACGGCCATGACTACTGGACGGTCGGACGGTTCCAGGTCTCGACGGATGACGCCTACATCCAGGCCGACAGCAGCGCGATCGCTCCCAAGATACCGGGCTATATCGCCAAGGTGCTGGTCGCGGACAACCAGCCGGTCAAGGCCGGTCAGGTTCTGGCCACCATCGATAGCCGCGACTATGCCGCTCTCCTGGACCAGGCGCGCGCCACCGTGGAATCGGCAAGGGCAACCGTCGCCGGCAAGCAGGCTGCGCTCGAAACACAGAGCTCAGTGATTGCCGCGGCGCAGGCCTCGATCGACATCGACCATGCGAACGAGGCATTTGCAGATCAAAACGACAAGCGCTTCTCGAGCCTTGCCTCTAATGGCTATGCACCGGTGCAGTCGGCACAGCAGGCCGCGGCAGAAATCGCCGCCAACCGCGCCACCACCGCACGCGATACCGCCGCTCTCCAAGGTGCAAAGGATCAGGTCAATGTCCTCAAGGCTGAACTGGCGCAGGCAAAGGCAGACCTCGCCCGGGATCTCGCAGCACAGCGGCAGGCCGAGTTGAACCTCTCCTACACAACCATCGTCGCTCCGATCGATGGCATCGTCGGCAACAGAACGCTGCGTGTCGGCCAGTACGTGCAGGCCGGGACGCAGTTGATGACGGTCGTTCCGACAAGCGCTGTCTATATCGTCGCCAACTACAAGGAAACGCAGCTCACGGACGTACGCCCTGGCCAGCGCGTCGACATCGATGTCGATATGTTCCCGGGCCATGTCTATCACGGGCGCGTCCAAAGCATCGCCCCGGCCAGCGGCCAGGAATTCGCGCTGCTGCCTCCCGACAACGCCACGGGCAACTTCACCAAGGTCGTCCAGAGAATTCCGGTCCGGATCGTCCTCGACGGGGACAGCGCCGCATCGGGCGATCTGAGGCCGGGCATGTCCGTGCAGCCGAGCATCGATACCAAGGATTCGAAGAACCAAAGCAGCCTCTGA
- a CDS encoding TetR/AcrR family transcriptional regulator, producing MPDVRAKKRGRGRPQVRSDEETKSAIIDAASEQFKKAGFAQANICTIAQTAGISTKTLYRLFPTKADLFGELVTTKISRYILVLDEASLAAMGLREGLERLLLAYGRLTLSTDAIAITRLVLGESDRFPVIAKVFIENAINRTSVAMEKWITLQAERGLISVDAPKLTTGMLRGMMVMEPQRSVMLGQLAEIPDEEVIARSKACAKLFLDGCAT from the coding sequence ATGCCGGACGTTCGCGCAAAGAAGCGCGGAAGAGGCCGGCCCCAGGTCCGAAGCGATGAGGAGACAAAGTCCGCCATCATCGATGCGGCGAGCGAGCAGTTCAAAAAAGCTGGCTTTGCCCAGGCGAATATCTGCACGATCGCCCAGACCGCCGGCATATCCACAAAGACGCTCTATCGACTCTTCCCCACGAAGGCGGATCTCTTCGGCGAGCTCGTAACGACGAAAATCAGCCGCTATATCCTTGTCCTCGACGAGGCCAGCCTCGCCGCCATGGGGCTGCGTGAGGGTCTCGAACGTCTCCTCCTTGCCTATGGCCGGCTTACGCTTTCCACGGACGCAATCGCCATCACAAGGCTCGTTCTAGGCGAGTCGGACCGCTTTCCGGTGATCGCGAAGGTGTTCATCGAGAACGCTATCAACCGCACCAGTGTGGCGATGGAAAAATGGATCACCTTGCAGGCCGAACGAGGACTGATTTCCGTCGATGCCCCCAAGCTGACCACGGGCATGCTCCGCGGGATGATGGTCATGGAGCCGCAGCGGTCTGTCATGCTTGGCCAGTTGGCGGAAATTCCCGACGAGGAAGTGATTGCGAGATCGAAGGCCTGCGCCAAGCTCTTTCTCGACGGCTGCGCAACATAG
- a CDS encoding thiolase family protein — MADDIVLAYPLRTAIGAYGGTLKGVPATDLGATVIRDVLHRSALPPEAVESVIMGNVIQAGNRMNPARQASIGGGLPVFVPALTVNRVCGSGAQAIVSAAQQILSGDIDLAIAGGMENMDRAPYLLDNGRWGYRMGPAEIQDSLLTDGLNDAFSGQHSGWHTEDLVTKAQLTRADQDRFAARSQQRFAAAQAAGHFAGEIVGIEIKSKKGSSTFDTDEAPRPDTTADVLARLKPAFRENGTITAGNAPGLNSGAAAMIVARRSAAETHGLEVAGYLKGYTVAAVEPGMFGLGPVPAVQQLLKRVGWSLGDVERIEINEAFAAVPLAVAQQLGLDEAIVNVEGGAIAHGHPIGATGAVLTTRLLHAMRRDGVKRGIVTLCIGGGQGIALALER, encoded by the coding sequence ATGGCTGACGACATCGTTCTCGCCTATCCGCTGCGTACCGCCATCGGAGCCTACGGCGGGACGCTCAAGGGCGTTCCGGCGACCGATCTCGGCGCGACCGTGATCCGGGACGTGCTGCACCGCTCCGCCCTGCCGCCGGAAGCGGTCGAAAGCGTGATCATGGGAAATGTCATTCAGGCGGGCAACCGAATGAACCCCGCGCGACAGGCGTCCATCGGCGGGGGTTTGCCCGTTTTTGTCCCGGCACTGACTGTGAACCGCGTCTGCGGCTCGGGCGCACAGGCCATCGTGTCGGCAGCCCAGCAGATACTGTCAGGGGATATCGATCTGGCCATTGCGGGCGGCATGGAAAACATGGACCGCGCTCCATACCTCCTCGACAACGGTCGCTGGGGCTATCGCATGGGGCCAGCGGAAATCCAGGACAGCTTGTTGACCGACGGCCTGAATGACGCCTTCTCGGGCCAGCACTCCGGGTGGCACACGGAGGACCTTGTCACCAAGGCGCAACTGACCCGCGCCGACCAGGATCGTTTCGCCGCGCGCTCGCAGCAGCGGTTTGCAGCAGCGCAGGCTGCCGGTCACTTTGCTGGCGAGATCGTCGGCATCGAGATCAAGAGCAAGAAGGGCTCCTCGACCTTCGACACTGACGAGGCCCCGCGACCGGACACCACGGCCGACGTGTTGGCCCGGCTGAAACCGGCCTTTCGGGAGAACGGCACGATTACCGCCGGGAATGCGCCGGGTCTGAACAGCGGTGCGGCAGCGATGATCGTGGCCCGGCGTTCGGCAGCGGAAACGCATGGCCTGGAGGTTGCGGGCTACCTGAAAGGCTATACCGTTGCGGCGGTCGAGCCCGGGATGTTCGGCCTGGGGCCGGTTCCGGCCGTGCAGCAGTTGCTGAAACGGGTCGGCTGGTCACTGGGCGACGTCGAGCGCATCGAGATCAACGAGGCCTTCGCCGCCGTCCCGCTGGCCGTCGCGCAACAGCTTGGACTGGACGAGGCTATCGTCAATGTCGAAGGCGGCGCCATCGCCCATGGTCATCCAATTGGCGCCACCGGCGCGGTGCTGACCACGCGGCTGCTGCATGCGATGCGCCGGGATGGGGTCAAGAGGGGCATCGTCACTCTTTGCATCGGTGGCGGCCAGGGCATCGCGCTTGCCCTTGAACGATAG
- a CDS encoding helix-turn-helix domain-containing protein: MDLGDSSCGIARSLQVVGEWWSLLIIREAFKGKERFGEFQKSLGLAKNILSTRLKKLVDEGVFRIEDDPGSATSHRYVLTPKGEKLGVVLVALWQWGEENCLGPGELEYGLVDKDSGQPIEQLKLTTTSGLPLGPRDFRLARIGADAHPASKEHTHG, from the coding sequence GTGGACCTGGGCGACAGCTCCTGCGGCATTGCGCGCAGCCTTCAGGTCGTGGGCGAATGGTGGTCGCTTCTGATCATCCGCGAAGCCTTCAAGGGCAAAGAGCGGTTCGGCGAATTCCAGAAAAGCTTGGGGCTGGCCAAGAACATCCTGTCCACCCGGCTGAAAAAGCTGGTGGACGAGGGCGTCTTCCGGATCGAGGACGATCCCGGTTCAGCAACCAGCCATCGCTATGTCCTGACGCCCAAGGGTGAAAAACTCGGTGTCGTGCTCGTGGCGCTTTGGCAATGGGGCGAGGAGAACTGCCTGGGTCCAGGCGAACTCGAATACGGACTGGTCGACAAGGACAGCGGCCAGCCGATCGAGCAACTGAAGCTCACCACGACAAGCGGTCTTCCGCTCGGGCCACGCGACTTCCGTCTGGCCCGGATCGGTGCCGATGCACATCCGGCTTCCAAGGAGCACACTCATGGCTGA